A segment of the Butyrivibrio fibrisolvens genome:
GATATGCATAAGCTTATAGAGATCAATGAACACAGCTTTGGCTGGGATGATTCAATTTACGATAGATGCAAACAGATACTTGTGCGCTGCGCGGAGCTAAATGTCCCTATTTGTGTTTCGACAGATGCACATATTTCATATGATGTTGGAAGATTTGATAACTGCCATAAGCTTCTTGAAAGCGTGGATTTTCCGCAGGAGCTTGTTGCTAACAGGAACGCCAAGTCGTTTTTTTGCTATATGTCCAGGTCTTTGGAAAAAGACTGATAGCATCATCTCTTCCTTCATGAGGGGATAGATAGATGTCATCACTTACAGATCTTATTTTTATTTTTAGATTTGTTCCGTGTTTTATACTTATATATTATATAGTGCCTGCAACCATGCGCATGTGGGTACTTTTTTTCGGAAGCTTTATTTTTTATACTCTCGGAGAACCCAGGTGGTGCCTGGTTCTTCTTGGCGCGACCATTTTTAATTATATTTTGGGAAAATGGACTTCGCTTCAGAGAAAATCTTTTTTGATCCTTGCAGTCTCTTTTGATGCAGGGCTTCTTATGCTATTCAAAATCCTGGGATTAACCATTTCCATAGATTTTCTTCCTATAGGAATCAGTTTCTATACCTTTAAGATGATCGCTTATCAGGCAGATTTATATACGGGTAAAATCAAAGAACGCCCGGACTTTGTTACGACTGCCTCGTATTTTTATTTCTTCCCCCAGCTCTTGCAGGGCCCTATCATGCGCCCTGATAAGATGTACAGCAGTGCCATATGGATAGATAGTGATGTCTCTACAAGAAAAGAGCGTATAGGAATCTATCTTAATAATATAGAAGACGGACTTAAATATTTTATCGCCGGAATGGCTATGAAAGTCTTAATAGCAGACCACCTTGCAGTACTGTGGAAAGACCTTCATACGATAGGCTACGAGAGTATCTCTACACCTCTTGCATGGATTGGCGCGCTTGCCTATTCCCTTGACCTTTATTTTGATTTCTGGGGATATTCACTTATGGCAGCAGGACTTGGAGTAGCCTTGGGATTCCCGTTTGTAAAGAACTTTAACCATCCATATGCAGCGCTTGGTGTCAGAGACTTTTACAGAAGATGGCATATGAGCCTTGGAACCTGGTTTAGAGACTATATCTATATTCCTCTTGGAGGCAACAGGAGAGGCGATTTCAGAGGCATTTTAAACCTTTTACTGGTATGGCTTTTGACAGGCATCTGGCATGGAATAACCCCTAATTACATTATCTGGGGAATGTTTTTGTATGTATTGATCTTATCGGAAAAGTATATAATATCAGTCAACAAAAACCTTTTTAACATAGTTTCAAGACTAAATGTATTCCTTATGATCCCGATATCCTGGGTCATATTTGCAATAAGCGACATGGAAAGACTCACGGTCTACATGACAAGGCTGTTCCCCTTCTTTGGAATAAGCGGCTATGTCAACACCAGTGACTACATCAAGTACAGCACCCTTTACTGGCCATATATAGTGCCGGGACTTGTGCTCCTTATACCGCGTGTCTTTGATTTTTGTGAAAAGAAAAGAAAGCATCCTGTTGCGGTTGTAGTTTTATTTGTACTTTTCTGGCTCTGTATTTTCAGTATTGCAAATACAGCCGGAAATCCGTTGATGTATTTACGATTTTAATGCACATAGAAATACATCCATGTATTTCTAAGCATGTGCTAAATACCTCCTGTATTCGTGAGGCTTATATAATGAGTAATGATAATAAGAAAAAGAATAATTTCATACATTCCCCTCTTCTGATCGCGGTTGTTGCAAGTTCGCTTCTTGTGACGGCTTATTCGGCGTGTCAGAAGGATGGGCTGTATTCATACTATAACTATGACTATAAGATGCCATTTATGACACTTGCTCTTCGAGGGCTTGCTGATGGCGCAACTCCTTTTTATGTGACAGAAGATTTCGTTGAGATGGCTCAAAGTCAGGATCCTGATTATTATATCGATATGGCAAGGACTACTCCGGAAGCTTCGGGTGGAGAGAACGGATCTGATAATGGCGCAGATATCACGGCAGGATCTGGCGGTTCTCAGGGAGCTGATGATAATGCGGGATCAGGAAGTGATGCAGACTCTGGATCAAGCGGTCTTGATAACGCAGGAAACGGAAATTCGGGAGGCTCTGACAGCGCAGGAACAGGAAGCTCAGGTACTTCTGGCAGTGCAGGAACAGACGGATCAGGAAGTGCCAGCACAGACAGCTCTGCAGGCACAGGATCAAGTGGTAATGCCGGCGCAGGCGGATCTTCCGATTCTCAAGAAGCAGCTTCAACAGAACCAGTAGTTGAAGAGTTCCCTTATATGACAACGACAGGAGAAGTAGACGCAGATTATTTTGCCGATGCTCTTTTTATAGGAGATTCAAGAACAGTAGGTCTTTCTGAATACTGTGCAGAGCTTGATGAGCAGGCTACTTTTTATGGCAAAGTATCCCTTTCTATATATGAAGCTAACAACAAGGCCTTTGTAAAAACAAGTGGCGGCAAGGTTACACTTGAAAAGGCTCTTGAAGGCAAGGATTATAAGAAAGTCTATATCATGGTCGGTATCAACGAAATAGGATACGGCTCAACAGACGGCTGGATCAGTAGTTATACTGAGGTCATCACTAAGATCCAGACAGCCTGCCCGGATGCAATAATCTATCTTCAGGCTATCATGCATGTAACAAGAGAATATGATAATACCAAGGCTCCGGATGCTTCTATTAATGGTGTTATAAATACAAGAAGTGAAGCTCTTAAAGGGCTGGCGGATAACAGAAAGGTCTTTTATCTTGATATAAATGAAGTATTTGATGATAGTAATGGTGACCTTCAGGCGGATATCTCTTTTGACGGTGTTCATCTAAAGGCTTCAGCATATACAGTCTGGTACGAATATTTAAGGACTCATGCGGCGGAAATTCCTAAGGAATAATGTGAACAATTGTAAGCAAATTTGACATTTTCTGTAACAACTGTTATAATACGACGTTATGAAAGCAACGAGATTTAGAAAAAAATCAAAATTCAATAAAAATGTAGTTGTTATACCGATTGCAACCCTTTCGGCATTCACTATCGCACTCATTTCTTTTGGATCGTATGTTTCTCATAAAGAAAAAACGAGTGTCAGATATGCAGAAGCAGCTACACTGGACATGTCTGTTTATGAGACAGCAAGTGGTAATGAGCAGGAAGTTTCTGAGGTTACAAGTGATACTTCTGACCTTTTGGAAGATACTGTTCTCCTTGACGGACGTGTTGATGCGGAAGTTGAAGACGAGATGGCTTATACAGTTACCTGGTTTGAAAGTGCAATACCGCTTTACACTAACAATAACGTTAATTTAAGGCTTGGTCCCGATACTTCCTATGATGTTGTTTCAGTACTTCTTTACGGAACACAGGTTGTTGCAACAGGTAGTACCGACAATGGCTGGTATGCGATCGATTATGATGGACAGACTCTTTTCGTAACTGATGCCTACATTCAGGATACTGAGCCGGAGCCTCTTGTAAAAACAGCATCCCCTGTTACATCTGCTTCTGATATCATCTTTGTAGGTGACTCAAGAACAGTTGGAATGGAATACGCTGTTAAGAACGATGATTATACATGGCTTTGTGAAGTAGGTAAGGGATACTACTGGTTCAAGGAAAATATTGATCTTGTTGATGACTATGCAAAGCCGGGAACCAAAGTTATCATCAATTTAGGTGTTAATGACCTTGGTAATGCGTCCAAATACGTAGAGCTTATTAATAGCTACGTTGACCTTTGGACAAGCGAAGGAATGGAGATATATTATTCAGCAGTTACACCTGTTGGTGATACAACAGTTACCAATGAGCAGATAGAGAAGTTCAATCAGTCACTTAAGTCAGGACTTGATTCACGTATTACCTGGATAGACAGCTATTCTTATCTTACAGAGAACGGCTTCTCATCCTCTGACGGTCTTCACTACAACAATGCTACATATACAAGCCTCTATAACTACTACATTTCAATAGTGGGATGAGACTTATGATGAAAATGAGTAACTAATGGTGAAGTGGTGTCGCATGCGACACCACTTTAAGAAGTTTGAAAATTATTATTTTCAAACTTCCTATTACAAGGTGGTAATAAATCTGTATAATAGAATAAGATAATTAAAAGTGCCAAGGTTATCTATTGGCACTTTTTTTATGAAAAATAAAACGGGGGTCACAGTTATGGCAAAGCTTTATTTCAGATACGGAGCCATGGGCAGCTCAAAAACGGCTAATGCGCTTATGGTTCACCACAATTATCTTGAAAAAGGACAGAATGCAATTTTATTAAAACCCAAAACTGACAATCGCGACGGTGAGAGGATCATCAAATCAAGAATGGGTCTTGCCAAGGAGTGCGATTTTGTAGAAGAGTTCCTTGAAACAGCTGATAAATGGATATCAGGTGAAGATGACGGATGGAAGAAGCTTGACTGTGTTATCATCGACGAGGCGCAGTTCCTTTCCAAAGAGCAGGTTGATAAGCTTTCATTACTGGTAGATTCCTATGATCTTCCTGTTATGTGCTATGGTCTTAGGACAGACTTTATGAGCAACCTTTTCCCAGGATCAAAGCGTCTTATGGAGATCGCTGATAAGATCGAAGAAGTTCCGACTGTATGCTGGTGCGGACGAAGAGCTCACTTTAATGCCAGAGTGGTTGGCGGCAAGATCGTAAGAGAAGGTGAGCAGGTAATGCTTGGCGGAGACGAAGCATATGTATCAGTCTGCCGCAGACACTTTAGAAGCGGAGAAGTTACAGGAGCAAGAGAGCGCGATATAGATTACAAAAAATCCGAGGAATGATCCTAGTGTGCTGGCTCATTCATATTTGATTAAATATGAACGAGTCAGTACACTAGGTAGATAATGGCTTACAAAAAGCACCCCCAGCACAGTGTCTGTACTGAGGATGCTTTTTTATTCGGCTTAAAATTCATCGAAGATGAATCTTAGTCTTTTTTATTTGGACCATACGCTAAGCATCTTAACGAGCTTTTCCTTGTCCTTATTGCTGAGCTTTGCAACGATTCCGTTGATCTTCTTATCGATAGCGGACTGCTTGTAAGCAGGTTCAAGTTCACCAACAAGTGAATCAAGAGTCTGGCCTGTAAGCTGTGCGAAATAGATCAGGATGTGGAGAGACATAGCTGTACGATTGTTCTCTACATTGCTGATATATCCGGGAGTTACACCAAGAGCCTTTGAAAGATCACTCTGTGTAAGGCCACATGCCTGACGGAGCTCTTTTACTCTCTTGCCGTACTGCTCCTTAGCTAACTTTCTGTCAGCTACGGATACAGACTTCAAAGGATCAGCTACAAGAACCTTCTTAGCAGGAGCTTTCTTAGCAGCTACCTTCTTTGCTGCTGGTTTCTTAGCTGCTGCGATCTTCTTTACAGTAGCCTTCTTAGCTGCTGCGATCTTCTTAGCAGGAGCTTTCTTAGCAGCTGCAACCTTCTTAGCAACAGCTTTCTTTGTAGCCTTCTTGATAGAAGTGATCTTCTTTACAGGAGCTTTCTTAGCAACTGCCTTTTTAACAGCTGTCTTCTTTGTAGCAACCTTCTTAGCTACAGCCTTCTTAATAGGAGTAACCTTCTTAGCAGGAGCTTTTTTAGCGACAGCTTTCTTTGGAGCAGCCTTCTTAGCAACTACTTTCTTAGCAGGAGCCTTCTTAGCAACTGCTTTCTTAGCGGGAGCAGCCTTCTTAGCAACTACCTTTTTAGCAGGAGCAGCCTTCTTAGCAACCACTTTCTTAGCAGGAGCTTTCTTAGCTACAGCCTTCTTAGCAGGAGCAGCTTTCTTTGCTACAGTCTTTTTGGTTTCTTCCTTCTTTGCGGCGGGCTTCTTAGCAACGGCCTTCTTAGCTACAGTTTTCTTTGCAGCAGGCTTCTTAGCCTCTGTCTTCTTTGCTGTTGTAGCCTTTTTAGCTGTTGCAGGTTTCTTTGCAGCTTTTGCTGCAGGATTTGCTTTTGCCATGATTTTTCTCCTTTTTTTCCAAAAATCTTTAAGGCGCCCTGAAAAATCAGGACACAAAGTTAACGAAAAAACGGTCTCAAATCATATTTCGCCAAAAATATCAAAAATATTAGGGTTTACCAAAAAAATATTTAAATTCTTATATTAATTTATGATTTTTTGGATAAAAATATCGGATTAGTAACAATAATAATCCTATAAATAGTAACAAAAGCCCTGTTTTAAGCCCTGGTATACGATAATCTAGAATAATATCTCCTGTATAGCCGGAAGGTACTTCTATGCAGGTTAGAGCACCGAAGACCTGTGATACACATAAAGGTTCCTGATCTTCAGATTTATAAGCTATAAATCCCGGTTCATATGGAACTGATAACAGGATGACGGTATTATCATCTGAATCTGCAGTATCAGGAATATGAATAGTAAGTATGGTTGGAGATGTTTCGGATACTACGGCAGCATGTGATGATGACAGCTTACTGTATTCTGAAAGTACATCTGCGTTTTCTGTAAATATAAGAGGAGTTCCAAAATCTGCTTCATTTGCAGGTCCGTAAGCGGTCAGGGTAAGAGATACCTTATCACCTTTTTTCCTGTTTCCAATATCTATTATCTTAATAGAAGAAGCATTACCATAACCTGAAATATCAACACCATCAACAGATAAGATCATATTTTGAGATGTGTTTACAAGATCTTTTAAATAGAAATAAATATCCCCATCGCATTCTGGTGTAAAATCTATTTTCATGGTAGATATCTGATCTTCATCATTAAAAGATACATCACTAGTTATAATTGTTACAGGAACGAATAATTCATTTCCCTCTTCAAGATATTCATCTATATTTGTGCCACAACCTGTAAAAGCATCTGCTATCTGCTTTTGTAATAAAAATGGATCATCCGGAATCTCATCAGATGGAAGATATGTATCTGCCGGAATAGCTACTGCAATAGGAAACAGATCAGAGTTTTGCACGGTTCCTTCATCAGTAAGTATGTATTTGATATTTAAAATAGAATCAGCAGTGGCTGTATTCTCAGATGTGTACTCATCATACAGACTG
Coding sequences within it:
- a CDS encoding MBOAT family O-acyltransferase; protein product: MSSLTDLIFIFRFVPCFILIYYIVPATMRMWVLFFGSFIFYTLGEPRWCLVLLGATIFNYILGKWTSLQRKSFLILAVSFDAGLLMLFKILGLTISIDFLPIGISFYTFKMIAYQADLYTGKIKERPDFVTTASYFYFFPQLLQGPIMRPDKMYSSAIWIDSDVSTRKERIGIYLNNIEDGLKYFIAGMAMKVLIADHLAVLWKDLHTIGYESISTPLAWIGALAYSLDLYFDFWGYSLMAAGLGVALGFPFVKNFNHPYAALGVRDFYRRWHMSLGTWFRDYIYIPLGGNRRGDFRGILNLLLVWLLTGIWHGITPNYIIWGMFLYVLILSEKYIISVNKNLFNIVSRLNVFLMIPISWVIFAISDMERLTVYMTRLFPFFGISGYVNTSDYIKYSTLYWPYIVPGLVLLIPRVFDFCEKKRKHPVAVVVLFVLFWLCIFSIANTAGNPLMYLRF
- a CDS encoding GDSL-type esterase/lipase family protein is translated as MSNDNKKKNNFIHSPLLIAVVASSLLVTAYSACQKDGLYSYYNYDYKMPFMTLALRGLADGATPFYVTEDFVEMAQSQDPDYYIDMARTTPEASGGENGSDNGADITAGSGGSQGADDNAGSGSDADSGSSGLDNAGNGNSGGSDSAGTGSSGTSGSAGTDGSGSASTDSSAGTGSSGNAGAGGSSDSQEAASTEPVVEEFPYMTTTGEVDADYFADALFIGDSRTVGLSEYCAELDEQATFYGKVSLSIYEANNKAFVKTSGGKVTLEKALEGKDYKKVYIMVGINEIGYGSTDGWISSYTEVITKIQTACPDAIIYLQAIMHVTREYDNTKAPDASINGVINTRSEALKGLADNRKVFYLDINEVFDDSNGDLQADISFDGVHLKASAYTVWYEYLRTHAAEIPKE
- a CDS encoding SH3 domain-containing protein, whose amino-acid sequence is MKATRFRKKSKFNKNVVVIPIATLSAFTIALISFGSYVSHKEKTSVRYAEAATLDMSVYETASGNEQEVSEVTSDTSDLLEDTVLLDGRVDAEVEDEMAYTVTWFESAIPLYTNNNVNLRLGPDTSYDVVSVLLYGTQVVATGSTDNGWYAIDYDGQTLFVTDAYIQDTEPEPLVKTASPVTSASDIIFVGDSRTVGMEYAVKNDDYTWLCEVGKGYYWFKENIDLVDDYAKPGTKVIINLGVNDLGNASKYVELINSYVDLWTSEGMEIYYSAVTPVGDTTVTNEQIEKFNQSLKSGLDSRITWIDSYSYLTENGFSSSDGLHYNNATYTSLYNYYISIVG
- a CDS encoding thymidine kinase; its protein translation is MAKLYFRYGAMGSSKTANALMVHHNYLEKGQNAILLKPKTDNRDGERIIKSRMGLAKECDFVEEFLETADKWISGEDDGWKKLDCVIIDEAQFLSKEQVDKLSLLVDSYDLPVMCYGLRTDFMSNLFPGSKRLMEIADKIEEVPTVCWCGRRAHFNARVVGGKIVREGEQVMLGGDEAYVSVCRRHFRSGEVTGARERDIDYKKSEE
- a CDS encoding helix-turn-helix transcriptional regulator, with the protein product MAKANPAAKAAKKPATAKKATTAKKTEAKKPAAKKTVAKKAVAKKPAAKKEETKKTVAKKAAPAKKAVAKKAPAKKVVAKKAAPAKKVVAKKAAPAKKAVAKKAPAKKVVAKKAAPKKAVAKKAPAKKVTPIKKAVAKKVATKKTAVKKAVAKKAPVKKITSIKKATKKAVAKKVAAAKKAPAKKIAAAKKATVKKIAAAKKPAAKKVAAKKAPAKKVLVADPLKSVSVADRKLAKEQYGKRVKELRQACGLTQSDLSKALGVTPGYISNVENNRTAMSLHILIYFAQLTGQTLDSLVGELEPAYKQSAIDKKINGIVAKLSNKDKEKLVKMLSVWSK